The window TGCCGCCACAGGAAGCCCTTCGCGCCGGCGTTCACGTCATCACGCTTACCGATACCCGCTGGAAACGCTGCGATATTAAATCGATTTCATTGCTGCCCAACGTGCTTGCAAAGCAACAGGCCCGGGAAGCGGACGCTTATGAGGCATGGTTTCTGGACGCAGACAATTTCCTTACCGAGGGAAGTTCTACCAATGCATGGATTGTGACGAAGGCGGGGGTTCTGGTCACGCGGCCCGCCAATTGCGCAATTTTAAGCGGTATTACGCGCCTTGGCGTCCTGAAGGTTGCGGCAGAAGAGGGCATCACTGTAGAGGAACGCCCCTTTCACCTGGACGAAGCCAGGGCCGCAGCAGAAGCCTTTTTGACCAGTACGACCGCCTTCTTGCTACCGGTTCTAAAAATTGATGATAAAGTCATCGGGAATGGCCAGCCAGGAAAGCTAACGACGCGGCTCCTTCATCGCTACCTGGAAAAAATAAAAACAAAGAAAAAACGGTAGGATCGGACGTCTCCATGAAGAAAATGCCACCCTTTCCACGGGCAATCCTGTTTGATTGGGATAACACACTGGTCGATAGCTGGGAGGGAATGCAGCGGGCGATGAACGCCACGCTTATCGCCATGGGGCACGAACCCTGGACGATGGAGCAGGCCCAGCAACGGATGAACCGATCGCTTCGCAATGCCTTTCCGGAGCTTTTTGGCGAGCGTTGGCACGAGGCGCATGACATTTTTTATGAAGCCTTTACGGAAGGGCATCTCGAA of the Rhodospirillaceae bacterium genome contains:
- a CDS encoding D-amino acid aminotransferase (catalyzes the transamination of D-amino acids and their alpha-keto acids), with the translated sequence MSHIAYVNGQYVPHRLARVHIEDRGYQFADGVYEVMAVIDGQPMDEELHLDRLEVSLDALSMENAMTRRVLKIILREIIRRNRIRDGILYLQMTRGVARRDHAFPARRRTALVVTARPATLPPQEALRAGVHVITLTDTRWKRCDIKSISLLPNVLAKQQAREADAYEAWFLDADNFLTEGSSTNAWIVTKAGVLVTRPANCAILSGITRLGVLKVAAEEGITVEERPFHLDEARAAAEAFLTSTTAFLLPVLKIDDKVIGNGQPGKLTTRLLHRYLEKIKTKKKR